In Bacteroidota bacterium, the genomic window TGCCTGACCCTCTGGTTTCGCACATAGACAACAGCGTCAAACCCGGCGTTGATTTTTTTCAATATGCCAATGGGAATTGGTTTAAGGCAAATCCTATTCCACCAAGCGAACAAAGCAACGGCATATTCCAGCTTATCCAGGATACCATCAATTCGCAGGTCAGGCATATCTGCGAATCGTCTGCCGCCCTCAGACAGAATGTGAAAGGTAGCAATAAACAGAAAATAGGGGATTTCTTCTTCTCGGGAATGGACAGCGTCAGTATCAACCGAAAAGGGCTGAATGATTTAAAACCCATGTTTGCCAAGATTTCAGCCATTAAAGATCTCAATGGCCTGTCACGCCTTTCTGCAACCCTGATGAGTATTGGCGTTTCCAATATGTTCGATTTCGGAGTGGGGCAGGACGACAAGATAAGCAGCCGGAATGTCATCAGGATATGGCAGGGCGGGCTGAGTTTGCCCGACCGCCGTTTCTATTTCGATACGGACGATCATGCGGTGGATATACGCAA contains:
- a CDS encoding M13 family metallopeptidase N-terminal domain-containing protein translates to MKKHFFRFPLAIAVAFTTFSISYAQQRGNAPLPDPLVSHIDNSVKPGVDFFQYANGNWFKANPIPPSEQSNGIFQLIQDTINSQVRHICESSAALRQNVKGSNKQKIGDFFFSGMDSVSINRKGLNDLKPMFAKISAIKDLNGLSRLSATLMSIGVSNMFDFGVGQDDKISSRNVIRIWQGGLSLPDRRFYFDTDDHAVDIR